From one Dyella sp. 2HG41-7 genomic stretch:
- a CDS encoding MFS transporter, whose product MPTEVRVPATGKSSIWQAFSQPSAWTMCLLGFSSGLPFLLVSYTLSFWLKQNDIVLKDITMIASAGMTYAFKFVWAPLLDHGRLPLFMRLGRRRGWLLFAQLGVLVGLIGMAIVTPRQLSTFVMVTLWVAFMGATQDIAIDAYRIEIAPPSAQGALVATYSLGYRLGLLVSGALALIMADHIRWSQIYVLMAVAMIIPMITTLKMREPDVLRLSASSWREAMRESVIDPFTDFFRRYGWAIALLTLLFILIFKIPEQAIIGGIMGPFYRDMGFSNTEIGAVTKIYGIWIGIIGAFAGGAAVARWGAWRSLGVCIVLGAISNLLYLLLLAHPGHLSMLTLAISGQNFFEAMLGPPTVAFLSLLVNRQHTATQYALLSSLVNVSGKVLGFFAGGIVMALGYGGYFVITVFSVLPAMLLFVALWRRFSNESPTSSAS is encoded by the coding sequence ATGCCGACTGAGGTACGCGTTCCGGCAACCGGCAAATCGTCCATCTGGCAGGCGTTCTCACAGCCTTCCGCATGGACGATGTGTCTGTTGGGATTTTCCTCGGGCCTGCCGTTTTTGTTGGTGTCCTACACCTTGTCGTTTTGGTTGAAGCAAAACGACATCGTGCTGAAGGACATCACGATGATCGCCAGCGCCGGCATGACGTACGCGTTCAAGTTCGTGTGGGCGCCACTGCTGGATCATGGGCGCCTGCCGTTGTTCATGCGTCTGGGGCGCCGTCGCGGATGGTTGCTGTTTGCGCAGCTCGGCGTGTTGGTCGGACTGATCGGCATGGCGATAGTTACGCCACGCCAGCTGTCGACGTTCGTGATGGTGACGCTGTGGGTGGCGTTTATGGGCGCCACGCAAGACATCGCCATCGATGCGTATCGCATCGAAATTGCGCCGCCTTCTGCGCAGGGCGCCTTGGTCGCCACGTATTCGCTGGGTTATCGACTGGGCTTACTCGTATCTGGCGCCTTGGCGCTGATCATGGCCGATCACATCCGCTGGTCGCAGATTTATGTGTTGATGGCCGTGGCGATGATTATTCCTATGATCACCACGTTGAAGATGCGCGAACCGGATGTGCTGCGTTTGTCGGCATCGTCGTGGCGGGAGGCGATGCGTGAAAGCGTGATCGATCCGTTCACCGATTTTTTTCGTCGGTACGGTTGGGCCATCGCTTTGCTCACCTTGCTGTTCATCCTGATCTTCAAGATCCCCGAGCAAGCCATCATCGGCGGCATCATGGGGCCGTTCTATCGCGACATGGGTTTCAGCAATACGGAAATCGGCGCGGTCACTAAGATTTACGGCATCTGGATCGGCATTATCGGCGCGTTCGCCGGCGGCGCGGCGGTGGCGCGCTGGGGCGCATGGCGATCACTGGGTGTATGCATCGTGCTCGGTGCGATCAGCAACTTGCTGTACTTGTTGCTGCTTGCTCATCCCGGGCATTTGTCGATGCTGACCCTGGCGATTTCCGGGCAAAATTTCTTTGAAGCCATGCTCGGTCCGCCGACCGTGGCGTTTCTCTCGCTGCTGGTCAATCGCCAACACACCGCTACGCAATATGCGTTGTTGAGTTCACTGGTGAACGTGTCGGGCAAAGTGCTCGGTTTTTTTGCGGGCGGCATCGTGATGGCGCTTGGCTACGGTGGATATTTCGTGATTACGGTTTTCTCAGTGCTGC
- a CDS encoding exodeoxyribonuclease III, whose product MRIISLNANGIRSAANKGVFDWLRKQRADVVCLQETKAQEDQLADPMFRPDGHHCFYRDASSKKGYSGVAIYAKQEPDKVLTELGWDEFDNEGRYVEARFGNLSVVSLYVPSGSSGEERQAFKFKAMEWLTPIFNKWLKSGRDYVICGDWNIVRSELDIKNWRSNQKNSGCLPEERDWLNDMIDKRGWVDSFRAIKPEAVEYTWWSNRGNARENNVGWRIDYQIVTPSLGKRLKHCSIYRDERFSDHAPYTVDYAD is encoded by the coding sequence ATGCGCATCATCAGCCTGAACGCCAACGGCATCCGCTCCGCCGCGAACAAAGGGGTTTTCGATTGGTTGCGCAAGCAGCGCGCCGACGTGGTCTGCCTGCAAGAGACCAAGGCGCAGGAAGATCAGCTGGCCGATCCCATGTTTCGTCCCGATGGTCACCACTGTTTTTATCGCGACGCCAGCAGCAAGAAGGGCTACAGCGGCGTGGCGATTTACGCCAAGCAAGAACCGGACAAAGTGCTGACCGAATTGGGCTGGGATGAGTTCGACAATGAAGGCCGCTACGTCGAAGCGCGTTTCGGCAATCTCAGTGTGGTGTCGTTGTACGTGCCGTCCGGTTCCTCCGGCGAGGAACGCCAGGCCTTCAAGTTCAAGGCGATGGAGTGGCTGACGCCGATCTTCAACAAGTGGCTGAAAAGCGGCCGCGACTACGTGATCTGCGGCGATTGGAACATCGTGCGCAGCGAGTTGGACATCAAGAACTGGCGCTCCAACCAAAAGAATTCCGGTTGTCTGCCGGAAGAGCGCGACTGGCTCAACGACATGATCGACAAGCGCGGCTGGGTGGACAGTTTCCGCGCCATCAAGCCGGAGGCGGTGGAATACACCTGGTGGTCCAATCGCGGAAACGCGCGCGAGAACAATGTGGGGTGGCGTATCGATTATCAGATCGTGACGCCGTCGCTGGGCAAGCGCTTGAAGCATTGCTCGATCTATCGCGACGAACGCTTCTCCGATCACGCGCCTTACACGGTCGACTATGCCGACTGA
- the pyrE gene encoding orotate phosphoribosyltransferase, translating into MHDYQRDFIELTLQRDVLRFGEFTLKSGRISPYFFNMGRIDSGAALARLGRAYAAAVVNSGLEVDMLFGPAYKGIALAAATAIALAEQHDRDLPWAYNRKEAKDHGEGGVLVGAPLKGRVLIVDDVMTAGTAVRESLALIQAHGATAAGVLIALDRQERGQSELSAAQEVNRDYGIPVVAITSFGDVLAYAGERPDLAAEHQRMLAYRERYGVSH; encoded by the coding sequence ATGCACGACTATCAGCGCGACTTCATCGAACTCACCCTGCAACGCGACGTCCTGCGCTTTGGCGAATTCACGCTCAAGTCGGGTCGCATCAGTCCTTATTTCTTCAACATGGGGCGCATCGATTCCGGCGCGGCGCTTGCGCGGCTCGGGCGCGCGTATGCGGCGGCTGTGGTGAATTCCGGTCTAGAGGTCGACATGTTGTTCGGCCCCGCTTACAAAGGCATCGCGCTTGCGGCCGCCACCGCCATCGCGCTCGCCGAGCAGCACGATCGTGATTTGCCGTGGGCCTATAACCGCAAAGAAGCGAAGGATCACGGCGAAGGCGGCGTGCTGGTCGGCGCCCCGCTCAAAGGCCGCGTGCTGATCGTGGACGATGTGATGACCGCCGGTACCGCCGTGCGCGAGTCCCTCGCATTGATCCAGGCGCACGGCGCCACCGCGGCAGGCGTGTTGATCGCCCTCGACCGCCAGGAGCGCGGTCAGAGCGAATTGTCGGCGGCGCAGGAAGTAAACCGCGACTACGGCATCCCGGTCGTCGCCATCACCAGTTTCGGCGATGTGCTGGCGTATGCCGGCGAGCGCCCGGACCTGGCCGCGGAGCATCAGCGCATGCTGGCCTATCGAGAGCGCTACGGCGTTAGCCATTGA
- a CDS encoding DUF4124 domain-containing protein, with product MRRIVFSILSLSLAGLVTAQTTPSAMHYRWVDGSGLPHFSDSLTQDAVKYGYDVINANGMVVSHVQRQLSPTERAAADKQAADEAARQHAIEEKKRHDIELLNTYPDEDSLKIEQQQVLENLDSQMNTTRVNLHSQDAALTDLLNRAADEERAKKPVPKYLTDQIATQRNVVANERALLEHQKTHRDELVQQQAQELQHFRELKASEKDNRGY from the coding sequence ATGCGTCGAATCGTGTTCAGTATTTTGTCGTTGAGTCTTGCGGGTCTGGTGACGGCTCAAACCACCCCGAGCGCCATGCATTACCGCTGGGTGGACGGTAGCGGCTTGCCGCACTTTAGCGACAGTTTGACTCAGGACGCCGTGAAATACGGCTACGACGTCATCAATGCCAATGGCATGGTCGTGTCGCATGTGCAACGCCAGTTGTCGCCGACGGAACGCGCCGCTGCCGACAAGCAAGCCGCCGACGAAGCCGCCCGGCAGCACGCGATCGAGGAAAAGAAGCGCCACGACATCGAGCTTCTCAATACCTATCCCGACGAAGACTCGCTCAAAATCGAGCAGCAGCAAGTCTTGGAAAATCTGGATTCGCAGATGAACACCACGCGCGTCAACCTGCACAGCCAGGACGCCGCGCTGACTGATTTGCTCAACCGCGCCGCCGACGAAGAACGCGCGAAGAAGCCGGTTCCGAAATATCTAACCGACCAGATCGCTACGCAGCGTAACGTGGTCGCGAACGAGCGCGCCTTGCTTGAGCATCAAAAGACGCATCGCGATGAATTGGTGCAGCAGCAAGCGCAGGAGCTGCAGCATTTCCGCGAATTGAAAGCGTCCGAAAAGGACAATCGCGGGTATTGA
- a CDS encoding phosphomannomutase/phosphoglucomutase codes for MAKSVHVQWGRLLILACGTLLLAAAAFCAWQTWLIADQGSAVERLHTAQDQAVQTLAAEIAKERDQVNQAVSGIDASGLPQTSPQVLATLKQRLPQAQNIELYTGGLDEVLHANYREFGYAKAAQLMSAPDAEGALPFEEELKGVGDRRLTVVAPLGSRQKPLAWAWIELPFAPIAQRFNELSVSDGRLLFYQSSDRGGNLQLMSQGSSSAVDAEPTGKPVAGTNFNITAVLPGAYIVLPPIWPFVALITLVCLGGGIGLFWLFMRLSKPGAEPVEEKTLSDLAQSQPAPEPVKPAARPAAVAISKPEPVTVDPAIFRAYDIRGVVGKSLTPEFAKLLGQSIGTVMREKGLREMVVGRDGRLSGPELAGALADGLRVAGIDVIDIGAVPTPVVYYAAYRFNTGCGVAVTGSHNPPDYNGFKIVVGGETLSEGAIQDLYKRIVSGELESDGGGSFRSIDVVPDYIERITSDVQTERRLKIVVDCGNGIPGAVAPQVLEGIGCDVIPLYCDVDGNFPNHHPDPSDPHNLEDLILSVKQTGADLGVAFDGDGDRLGVVTRSGEIIFPDRTLMLFARDVLSRQPGATIIYDVKCTGHLKGQILDAGGSPLMWRTGHSLIKAKMRETGAELAGEMSGHFFFKERWYGFDDGIYAGARLLEILAGDLEDRTPEEIFDTCPKGVSTPELKVEMAEGEHYRFIEKFRETARFDDATLVTIDGVRADWPDGWGLVRPSNTTPILVLRFDADNEEALARIKQTFRKQLLAVDPSLKLPF; via the coding sequence ATGGCGAAGAGCGTGCACGTCCAATGGGGGCGACTGCTGATACTGGCTTGCGGCACCCTGTTGCTGGCTGCTGCCGCATTTTGCGCATGGCAGACATGGTTGATCGCCGATCAGGGCAGCGCTGTGGAACGGTTGCATACGGCGCAAGACCAAGCCGTGCAGACGCTTGCCGCCGAAATCGCCAAAGAGCGCGATCAGGTGAACCAGGCGGTTAGCGGCATCGATGCCAGCGGACTGCCGCAGACGTCCCCGCAGGTGTTGGCGACGCTGAAGCAACGATTGCCGCAAGCCCAGAACATCGAGCTTTACACCGGCGGGTTGGATGAAGTGCTGCACGCCAACTACCGCGAATTCGGTTATGCGAAGGCGGCGCAATTGATGTCCGCACCGGACGCCGAAGGTGCGCTTCCTTTTGAAGAAGAGCTCAAGGGTGTGGGCGATCGTCGCCTGACCGTGGTGGCGCCGCTGGGTTCGCGGCAGAAGCCGCTTGCCTGGGCGTGGATCGAGTTGCCCTTCGCGCCTATCGCGCAACGCTTCAACGAACTGTCGGTCAGCGATGGGCGGCTGCTGTTTTATCAAAGCAGCGATCGTGGCGGGAACCTTCAGTTGATGTCGCAAGGCAGTTCGAGCGCGGTGGATGCCGAACCGACGGGCAAACCCGTCGCCGGCACCAATTTCAACATCACGGCGGTCTTGCCGGGCGCGTACATCGTGCTTCCGCCCATCTGGCCGTTCGTGGCTTTGATAACGCTGGTCTGCCTGGGTGGCGGTATCGGCCTGTTCTGGTTGTTTATGCGCCTGTCCAAACCTGGCGCAGAACCTGTTGAGGAAAAAACGTTGTCGGATTTAGCACAGTCCCAGCCCGCCCCTGAGCCGGTGAAACCGGCGGCTCGTCCGGCGGCGGTAGCCATATCCAAGCCCGAGCCAGTCACGGTCGATCCGGCGATTTTTCGCGCGTACGACATACGCGGCGTCGTGGGTAAGAGCCTGACGCCGGAGTTTGCCAAGCTGCTCGGGCAGTCGATCGGCACCGTGATGCGCGAGAAAGGGTTGCGCGAAATGGTCGTTGGGCGCGATGGCCGCCTGTCCGGTCCTGAATTGGCGGGTGCGCTGGCCGATGGCCTGCGTGTCGCCGGTATCGATGTGATCGACATCGGCGCTGTGCCGACTCCTGTTGTGTATTACGCGGCGTACCGTTTCAACACCGGTTGCGGCGTCGCGGTAACCGGCAGCCACAACCCGCCGGACTACAACGGCTTCAAGATCGTCGTGGGTGGCGAAACGCTGTCGGAGGGCGCGATCCAGGATCTCTACAAGCGCATCGTCAGCGGTGAACTCGAATCCGATGGCGGCGGCAGCTTCCGCTCGATCGATGTAGTGCCCGACTACATCGAGCGCATTACATCGGATGTACAAACCGAGCGTCGCCTGAAGATCGTCGTCGACTGCGGCAACGGCATTCCCGGCGCGGTGGCGCCACAGGTGCTGGAAGGCATCGGCTGCGATGTGATTCCGTTGTATTGCGATGTGGACGGCAATTTCCCCAATCACCATCCCGATCCGTCCGATCCGCACAATCTGGAAGATCTGATTCTCTCCGTGAAGCAGACGGGCGCGGATCTCGGCGTCGCCTTCGACGGCGATGGCGATCGTCTGGGCGTGGTCACGCGCAGCGGCGAAATCATCTTCCCCGATCGCACGCTCATGTTGTTCGCGCGCGATGTGCTTTCGCGTCAGCCGGGTGCGACGATCATCTACGACGTCAAATGCACCGGCCATCTGAAAGGCCAGATTCTCGACGCCGGCGGCAGTCCGCTGATGTGGCGCACCGGTCACTCGCTGATCAAGGCCAAGATGCGCGAGACCGGCGCCGAGTTGGCGGGCGAGATGAGCGGCCACTTCTTCTTCAAAGAACGCTGGTACGGCTTTGACGATGGCATTTATGCCGGCGCGCGCCTGTTGGAAATTTTGGCGGGCGATTTGGAAGACCGCACGCCGGAAGAGATCTTCGACACCTGCCCGAAAGGCGTTTCCACGCCCGAACTCAAGGTGGAAATGGCCGAAGGCGAGCACTATCGCTTTATCGAAAAATTCCGCGAGACCGCGCGGTTCGACGATGCCACGCTGGTCACCATCGATGGCGTGCGCGCCGATTGGCCGGACGGCTGGGGTCTCGTGCGTCCGTCCAACACCACGCCGATCCTGGTGCTGCGCTTCGATGCGGACAACGAGGAAGCGCTCGCGCGCATCAAGCAAACGTTCCGTAAGCAGTTGCTGGCGGTCGACCCCAGCTTGAAGTTGCCGTTCTAA
- the dut gene encoding dUTP diphosphatase: MIDVELKILDPRLGDSIPLPQAATAGSAGMDLRAAVQEPLTLAPGESALVPSGMAIHIGDPGWCALIVPRSGLGHKHGLVMGNLVGVIDADYQGPLMISCWNRGTQPYTIAVGERVAQLLLVPVGQARLRVVDDFVPSERGEGGFGSTGKH, translated from the coding sequence ATGATCGACGTCGAACTGAAGATTCTCGATCCGCGCCTGGGCGACAGCATTCCGCTGCCCCAAGCCGCAACAGCTGGCAGCGCGGGCATGGATTTGCGCGCCGCCGTGCAAGAGCCACTCACGTTGGCGCCGGGCGAAAGCGCTTTGGTGCCCAGCGGTATGGCCATCCATATCGGCGATCCGGGCTGGTGCGCGTTGATCGTGCCGCGCTCGGGGCTCGGCCATAAGCACGGGCTGGTCATGGGCAATCTGGTCGGGGTGATCGATGCCGACTATCAGGGCCCGCTGATGATCTCCTGCTGGAATCGCGGCACGCAGCCGTACACCATTGCCGTCGGCGAGCGCGTCGCGCAGTTGTTGCTGGTGCCGGTGGGGCAGGCGCGGTTGCGGGTTGTCGACGATTTCGTGCCTTCGGAACGGGGTGAGGGCGGTTTCGGTTCCACGGGAAAACACTAA
- the coaBC gene encoding bifunctional phosphopantothenoylcysteine decarboxylase/phosphopantothenate--cysteine ligase CoaBC — MSLAQRRIVLGVSGGIAAYKSCELVRRLRDLGALVRVVMTENATRFVTPTTFQALSGEPVRVSLWDESAEAAMGHIELARWAERVLIAPASADVMARLAHGHADDLLTTLCLATAAPVYLAPAMNQQMWAHAAVQANLATLRARGVQILGPAAGDQACGEVGSGRMLEPHELRAAIVASFGSQVLLGKKVVVSAGPTYEDIDPVRFIGNRSSGRMGFAVAEAAAQAGAQVILVAGPVTLATPQGIAKRVDVRSAAQMHAAVTDAAAGADIYIGSAAVGDYRPNAAAAHKLKKHDGADLTLQLAENPDILASLSAKPSHPFLVGFAAETQNVETYARDKLQRKGLDMIAANQVGEGLGFETADNAITLYWADGALELPRTDKTALARQLIECIASRYKTVRG, encoded by the coding sequence ATGAGTCTTGCCCAACGCCGGATTGTGCTGGGAGTGTCGGGCGGCATCGCCGCCTACAAGTCGTGCGAGCTGGTGCGCAGACTGCGTGACCTGGGCGCGCTGGTGCGGGTGGTGATGACCGAGAACGCCACGCGTTTTGTCACCCCGACCACGTTTCAGGCCCTGTCCGGCGAACCGGTGCGCGTGAGCTTGTGGGACGAATCGGCAGAGGCGGCGATGGGACACATCGAGCTCGCGCGTTGGGCCGAGCGCGTGTTGATCGCGCCGGCGAGCGCCGATGTGATGGCGCGTCTCGCGCACGGTCATGCCGACGATTTGCTGACCACGTTGTGCCTCGCGACGGCGGCGCCTGTCTATCTTGCCCCGGCGATGAATCAGCAGATGTGGGCGCACGCAGCCGTGCAGGCGAACCTCGCCACATTGCGCGCGCGCGGCGTGCAGATCCTGGGACCGGCAGCAGGCGATCAAGCGTGTGGCGAAGTCGGTTCCGGTCGCATGCTGGAACCGCATGAATTGCGCGCGGCGATCGTCGCCTCGTTCGGCAGTCAGGTTTTGCTCGGCAAAAAAGTCGTCGTTAGTGCAGGCCCGACGTACGAAGACATCGATCCGGTGCGCTTTATTGGCAACCGCAGCTCCGGACGCATGGGTTTTGCCGTCGCCGAAGCGGCGGCGCAAGCAGGCGCGCAAGTGATCTTGGTGGCGGGACCGGTCACCCTCGCTACGCCGCAAGGCATCGCCAAGCGCGTCGACGTGCGCAGCGCCGCACAGATGCATGCGGCGGTGACTGACGCAGCAGCCGGCGCCGATATCTACATCGGTTCGGCGGCGGTGGGCGATTACCGTCCGAACGCGGCGGCAGCGCACAAACTCAAGAAACACGATGGCGCCGATCTCACGCTGCAGCTGGCGGAAAATCCGGACATTCTGGCCAGCCTCTCGGCCAAACCGTCGCATCCGTTCCTGGTGGGTTTTGCCGCCGAAACGCAGAACGTGGAGACCTATGCGCGCGACAAACTGCAACGCAAAGGCTTGGACATGATCGCCGCCAATCAGGTTGGCGAAGGTCTTGGCTTCGAAACCGCCGACAACGCCATCACGCTGTACTGGGCCGACGGCGCGTTGGAATTGCCGCGCACGGATAAGACCGCGTTGGCGCGTCAGCTGATCGAGTGCATCGCCAGCCGTTACAAGACGGTGCGCGGATGA
- the radC gene encoding DNA repair protein RadC, with amino-acid sequence MSIREWPEGERPREKLLAHGSGALSDAELLAVLLGSGVRGKDAIALGRELLIQAGSLNALLGRQDRDIRAVGLGPAKRARIVAALELARRSLGEQLADRPSLSNPTESGDYLSARLRHLPYEVFACLYLDNRNRVLAFEELFRGTVDGASVHPREVVRACLKHNAAAVIFAHNHPSGVAEPSSADQAITRELGQALRLVGVRVLDHLVIGHAEPVSMAARGLL; translated from the coding sequence ATGAGCATTCGAGAATGGCCGGAAGGCGAACGACCCCGAGAAAAATTGCTTGCCCATGGCAGCGGCGCGCTCTCCGACGCGGAGCTGCTGGCCGTGTTGCTCGGCAGCGGCGTGCGCGGCAAAGACGCCATCGCGCTCGGGCGCGAACTGCTGATCCAGGCCGGCAGCCTCAACGCGCTGCTCGGTCGTCAGGATCGGGATATCCGCGCCGTCGGCTTGGGGCCGGCCAAGAGGGCACGCATCGTGGCGGCGCTCGAATTGGCGCGCCGCAGCTTGGGCGAGCAACTTGCCGATCGGCCGTCGCTGAGCAATCCGACTGAAAGCGGCGATTACCTCAGCGCTCGGCTGCGTCATCTCCCGTATGAAGTGTTCGCCTGTCTTTATCTGGACAATCGAAACCGAGTGTTGGCGTTCGAAGAGTTATTTCGAGGAACGGTGGACGGCGCCAGCGTCCATCCGCGCGAGGTGGTGCGCGCCTGCCTGAAGCACAACGCCGCTGCGGTAATTTTTGCCCATAACCATCCCAGTGGCGTGGCGGAGCCCAGTTCGGCCGACCAGGCGATCACTCGTGAACTGGGCCAGGCGCTGCGACTGGTCGGCGTGCGGGTGCTGGATCACCTGGTGATCGGTCACGCCGAACCGGTGTCGATGGCGGCGCGCGGCTTGCTCTGA
- the argS gene encoding arginine--tRNA ligase, translating to MKQALRELVLQAIRTLQGEGVLPADMELPSFVMERARSREHGDFATNAAMLMAKPARAKPRDLAEKLVAALPANALVAKVEIAGPGFINFFLAPAAYHAEAGRILSDGEAYGRNASGNGVTAGVEFVSANPTGPLHVGHGRNAVLGDCIARLLGATGWNVKREFYYNDAGVQIHNLAISTQARARGITPNDAGWPEDGYRGDYIADVAQAYLNGDSVEVEGHVVTGAKNVDDLEAIRHFAVAYLRREQDLDLKAFGVGFDVYYLESSLYGDHKVEETVRELVAHGHTYEEGGALWLRSTDFGDDKDRVMRKSDGTYTYFVPDVAYHLSKWQRGYVDAVTVLGSDHHGSLARVKAGLQALDVGIPKGYPNYVLYQMVTVMRGGEEVKLSKRAGSYLTLRDLIDEAGRDATRYFLIARKADSQLVFDIDLARSQSNDNPVYYIQYAHARVCRVLEELAERGLPPVDTQKGIVQMTRLDSEPEQILLTELSRYPEVVEAAASNLEPHLIAQYLRELAGALHSYYHEHKWIVDDAELRHARITLALVTRQVIRNGLDLLGLSAPEKM from the coding sequence GTGAAACAAGCGCTGCGCGAACTGGTCCTCCAGGCGATCCGGACCCTTCAGGGCGAGGGCGTCCTGCCCGCCGACATGGAACTGCCGAGCTTCGTGATGGAGCGGGCGCGTAGCCGCGAACATGGCGATTTCGCCACCAACGCGGCGATGCTGATGGCCAAGCCGGCGCGCGCCAAGCCACGCGACCTGGCCGAAAAGCTGGTCGCCGCCCTGCCCGCCAATGCGTTGGTGGCCAAGGTGGAAATCGCCGGCCCCGGGTTCATCAATTTCTTCCTGGCGCCGGCGGCCTACCACGCTGAAGCCGGCCGGATTTTGTCGGATGGCGAAGCCTACGGCCGCAACGCCAGCGGCAACGGCGTGACGGCTGGCGTGGAATTCGTCTCGGCCAACCCGACCGGCCCGCTGCATGTGGGTCACGGCCGCAACGCTGTGCTGGGCGATTGCATCGCGCGTTTGCTCGGCGCCACCGGTTGGAACGTGAAGCGCGAGTTCTACTACAACGACGCCGGCGTGCAGATCCACAACCTGGCGATCTCGACGCAGGCCCGGGCGCGCGGCATCACGCCGAATGACGCCGGCTGGCCGGAAGACGGCTATCGCGGCGACTACATCGCCGACGTGGCGCAGGCCTACTTGAACGGCGACAGCGTGGAAGTCGAAGGTCACGTGGTGACCGGCGCGAAGAACGTCGACGACCTGGAAGCCATCCGCCATTTCGCCGTGGCCTATTTGCGCCGCGAGCAGGACCTCGACCTCAAAGCTTTCGGCGTCGGCTTCGACGTGTACTACCTCGAATCCTCGCTCTACGGCGACCACAAGGTTGAAGAGACCGTACGCGAACTCGTCGCCCACGGTCACACCTACGAGGAAGGCGGCGCGCTCTGGTTGCGCTCCACCGATTTCGGCGACGACAAGGACCGCGTGATGCGCAAGTCCGACGGCACCTACACGTATTTCGTGCCGGACGTCGCCTATCACCTAAGCAAGTGGCAGCGCGGCTATGTCGATGCCGTGACCGTGCTCGGCTCCGACCACCACGGCTCGCTGGCGCGCGTAAAAGCCGGCCTGCAAGCGTTGGACGTGGGCATCCCCAAGGGCTATCCGAACTACGTGCTGTACCAGATGGTGACGGTGATGCGCGGCGGCGAAGAGGTAAAGCTCTCCAAACGCGCGGGCAGCTACCTCACCTTGCGCGATCTGATCGACGAAGCCGGCCGCGACGCCACGCGCTACTTCCTGATCGCGCGCAAAGCCGACTCGCAACTGGTGTTCGACATCGACCTCGCCCGCTCACAAAGCAACGACAACCCGGTCTATTACATTCAGTACGCTCATGCGCGTGTGTGCCGCGTCCTGGAAGAATTGGCCGAGCGCGGTCTGCCGCCAGTCGACACGCAGAAGGGCATCGTGCAGATGACCCGGCTCGATTCGGAGCCCGAGCAGATTCTGCTCACGGAACTCTCGCGCTACCCCGAAGTGGTCGAGGCCGCGGCCAGCAATCTGGAACCGCACCTGATCGCGCAATATCTGCGCGAACTGGCCGGCGCGCTTCACAGCTACTATCACGAGCACAAATGGATCGTGGACGATGCCGAGCTGCGCCATGCACGCATCACGCTCGCCCTCGTCACGCGTCAGGTGATACGAAACGGTTTGGATTTACTGGGACTCAGCGCCCCGGAGAAGATGTAA
- a CDS encoding SPOR domain-containing protein codes for MATRKGKGRQAVRNKSGGFPAWAGILVGIMIGALVVVVLMRHSLVPMAPKGPQPNPAATPQPGSDEGLAPATTNTAPKKPQYDFYSVLSEKEVRIPDSEINAQAKAEQQQSAQQKQQAAQPAPPLPANAPRAETQNITAAPPSAVAPPPAAGPAQTGYLLQVGAFPSASDAETLKAKLALQGFVANVQSVSVGGQTYHRVRLGPFHSATDLESTKQRLSSAGFPAIALKAGT; via the coding sequence ATGGCGACACGCAAAGGCAAAGGCCGGCAGGCCGTTCGCAACAAAAGCGGCGGGTTTCCAGCCTGGGCCGGCATCCTCGTCGGCATCATGATCGGCGCGCTGGTGGTGGTGGTGCTGATGCGCCATTCGCTCGTGCCGATGGCCCCCAAGGGTCCGCAACCCAACCCCGCAGCCACCCCGCAACCGGGCAGCGACGAAGGCCTTGCGCCGGCCACCACCAACACCGCGCCGAAGAAACCGCAGTACGACTTCTACTCCGTGCTGTCGGAGAAGGAAGTGCGCATTCCGGATTCGGAAATCAACGCGCAGGCCAAGGCGGAACAACAGCAGTCCGCGCAACAGAAGCAGCAAGCGGCGCAGCCCGCGCCACCGTTGCCGGCGAACGCACCGCGTGCCGAAACGCAGAACATCACCGCCGCGCCGCCGTCGGCCGTGGCGCCACCGCCCGCCGCAGGCCCGGCGCAGACCGGCTATCTGTTGCAGGTCGGCGCGTTCCCGAGCGCGTCGGATGCGGAAACGCTCAAGGCCAAGCTCGCGCTGCAAGGCTTTGTCGCCAACGTGCAATCGGTCAGCGTCGGCGGCCAGACCTACCACCGCGTGCGCCTGGGGCCGTTCCATTCGGCCACCGATCTGGAGTCGACCAAGCAGCGGCTCTCATCGGCCGGCTTCCCCGCGATCGCACTGAAAGCGGGCACCTGA